From the Verrucomicrobiota bacterium genome, one window contains:
- a CDS encoding Smr/MutS family protein, producing the protein MDLPEERPIEVPITDEIDLHTFRPNEIGSLLPEYFRACREKGLARVRVVHGKGTGALRAGVHQLLARLPEVVAFQWPAPEGEGGWGATWVELRRG; encoded by the coding sequence ATGGATCTGCCTGAGGAGAGGCCGATCGAAGTCCCCATCACGGACGAAATCGATCTCCATACCTTCCGCCCGAATGAGATCGGGTCGTTGCTCCCCGAGTATTTTCGCGCTTGTCGAGAAAAGGGGTTGGCTCGGGTGAGGGTCGTCCACGGCAAAGGCACCGGCGCTTTGCGGGCGGGGGTGCACCAGCTTTTGGCACGCTTGCCAGAGGTGGTGGCGTTCCAGTGGCCGGCTCCTGAGGGGGAAGGAGGCTGGGGAGCCACTTGGGTGGAGTTGCGCCGGGGCTAG